Proteins from a single region of Nakamurella deserti:
- a CDS encoding ABC transporter ATP-binding protein encodes MVNAIEVRDVRKSYGALTAVDGVSFEVGVGEFFGILGPNGAGKTTLLELVEGLRQPDAGTVSVLGLPPWPRNPGLLPRMGVQLQASAFFEMLTAREQLQTFADLFAVDHRRVDEMLELVGLTDSARVRSEKLSGGQAQRLSIACALISDPEIVFLDEPTAALDPQARRNLWTVLTSIAESGRTVVLTTHHMDEAEILCDRVAVMDGGRILQLDSPAALIRALDAPVRIAVERAALSAERAAAIPGADRVEAESASTVITTRRPAEVLSALAAADALAGLQVRGATLEDVFLDLTGREYRV; translated from the coding sequence ATGGTCAACGCCATCGAGGTGCGCGACGTACGGAAGAGCTACGGGGCGCTGACCGCTGTCGACGGGGTGTCGTTCGAGGTGGGGGTGGGGGAGTTCTTCGGCATCCTCGGTCCGAACGGCGCCGGCAAGACCACCCTGCTGGAGCTGGTCGAGGGCCTGCGGCAACCCGACGCGGGCACCGTGAGCGTGCTCGGCCTGCCGCCGTGGCCACGCAACCCCGGGTTGCTGCCGCGGATGGGGGTCCAGCTGCAGGCGTCGGCGTTCTTCGAGATGCTCACGGCCCGGGAGCAGCTGCAGACCTTCGCCGACCTGTTCGCGGTCGACCACCGGCGCGTCGACGAGATGCTGGAGCTGGTGGGTCTGACCGACAGCGCCCGGGTGCGGTCGGAGAAGCTGTCCGGCGGTCAGGCGCAGCGGCTGTCCATCGCCTGCGCCCTGATCTCCGATCCGGAGATCGTCTTCCTCGACGAGCCCACCGCGGCGCTGGACCCGCAGGCCCGGCGCAACCTGTGGACGGTGCTGACCTCGATCGCCGAGAGCGGCCGCACCGTGGTGCTGACCACCCACCACATGGACGAGGCGGAGATCCTGTGCGACCGGGTGGCGGTGATGGACGGTGGGCGCATCCTGCAGCTCGACTCGCCGGCGGCGCTGATCCGGGCGCTGGACGCACCGGTCCGGATCGCCGTCGAGCGGGCGGCGCTGTCGGCGGAACGGGCGGCCGCCATCCCCGGAGCCGACCGGGTGGAGGCGGAGAGCGCGTCGACGGTGATCACCACGCGACGGCCGGCCGAGGTGCTGTCGGCGCTGGCCGCGGCGGACGCGTTGGCCGGGCTGCAGGTCCGGGGCGCCACCCTCGAGGACGTCTTCCTCGACCTGACCGGACGGGAGTACCGGGTGTGA
- a CDS encoding MarR family winged helix-turn-helix transcriptional regulator, giving the protein MTETPVTFDLIAKAAETWRERIGPSESMEAVSNIMRVQQILQAAVDESLRQHGLTFARYEALVLLSFSSRDSLPMRLMGERLQLHPTSITNIVDRLEADGLAQRLPHPTDRRTTLVTLTATGRKRLTEATQSVLKTDFGFVGLEPGELSQLSVLLTKLRKAAGDF; this is encoded by the coding sequence GTGACAGAGACTCCGGTGACCTTCGACCTGATCGCCAAAGCCGCCGAGACGTGGCGGGAGCGCATCGGGCCGTCGGAGTCCATGGAGGCCGTCAGCAACATCATGCGGGTGCAGCAGATCCTGCAGGCCGCGGTGGACGAGTCGTTGCGTCAGCACGGTCTGACCTTCGCCCGCTACGAGGCGCTGGTCCTGCTGTCCTTCTCCAGCCGCGATTCACTGCCCATGCGGTTGATGGGTGAGCGGCTGCAGCTGCACCCCACCTCGATCACCAACATCGTCGACCGGCTCGAGGCCGACGGACTGGCCCAACGCCTGCCGCACCCGACCGATCGCCGCACCACCCTGGTGACCCTGACCGCCACCGGCCGCAAGCGGCTGACCGAGGCCACCCAGAGCGTGCTCAAGACCGATTTCGGGTTCGTCGGTCTCGAGCCGGGCGAGCTCAGTCAGCTCTCGGTGCTGCTCACCAAGCTGCGCAAGGCGGCCGGGGACTTCTAG
- a CDS encoding ABC transporter permease — protein sequence MTGFRALGLAMLKGFYRDRMTIFFTVFFPLFFILIFGVVFAGGDTQSRQKVVPVGDVAFVQDLPAPARASFDEVFDLQPAAPLDVALDAVRTGDAAAALEQQGDALVVHISRADQVAAATVQGVLSSFVDTTNLAVAQVTPTYSLQVTAVEDESLKGIQYVAPGMISYGITVGATFGAALTLITWRNSKLLRRLRLAPVATGSVVGARVVVSLAVAVFQLVLMIGVSSLLGLRLSGAWYMAVPLTIAGTLAFLAIGLLVGSIARTSEGGSGLANLITLPMGFLSGAFIPLAAAPGWLIAISKVMPMGYLVSGLTDVLVRGEGPSAALLPIAILLAFAAVLTMIATRLFRWDAA from the coding sequence GTGACCGGGTTCCGCGCGCTGGGCCTGGCCATGCTCAAGGGCTTCTACCGGGACCGGATGACGATCTTCTTCACCGTCTTCTTCCCGCTGTTCTTCATCCTGATCTTCGGTGTGGTCTTCGCCGGCGGGGACACCCAGTCGCGGCAGAAAGTGGTCCCGGTCGGGGACGTCGCATTCGTGCAGGACCTGCCGGCGCCCGCGCGGGCGTCGTTCGACGAGGTCTTCGACCTGCAGCCCGCAGCGCCGTTGGACGTCGCCCTCGACGCGGTCCGCACCGGCGACGCCGCCGCCGCGCTGGAGCAGCAGGGCGATGCGCTGGTGGTGCACATCTCCCGGGCCGACCAGGTCGCGGCGGCCACCGTGCAGGGCGTGCTGTCGTCGTTCGTGGACACCACCAACCTCGCCGTCGCCCAGGTGACGCCCACCTACAGCTTGCAGGTGACGGCGGTCGAGGACGAGTCGCTGAAGGGCATCCAGTACGTGGCCCCCGGCATGATCAGCTACGGCATCACCGTCGGGGCCACCTTCGGGGCGGCGCTGACCCTGATCACCTGGCGCAACAGCAAGCTGCTGCGCCGGCTGCGGCTCGCCCCCGTCGCGACCGGCTCGGTCGTCGGGGCGCGGGTGGTGGTGTCGCTGGCGGTCGCGGTGTTCCAGCTGGTGCTGATGATCGGGGTGTCGAGCCTGCTCGGGCTGCGGCTCTCGGGGGCCTGGTACATGGCCGTGCCGCTGACCATCGCCGGCACCCTGGCGTTCCTGGCCATCGGGCTGCTGGTCGGGTCCATCGCCAGGACGTCCGAGGGTGGCTCGGGCCTGGCCAACCTCATCACCCTGCCCATGGGGTTCCTGTCGGGTGCGTTCATCCCGTTGGCGGCCGCACCGGGCTGGCTGATCGCCATCAGCAAGGTGATGCCGATGGGCTACCTGGTGTCCGGGCTGACCGACGTGCTCGTGCGTGGCGAGGGCCCGTCGGCCGCGCTGCTGCCGATCGCCATCCTGCTCGCCTTCGCCGCCGTGCTGACCATGATCGCCACCCGGCTGTTCCGCTGGGACGCGGCCTGA
- the treS gene encoding maltose alpha-D-glucosyltransferase codes for MADAPVAGLRSARPMPADPQWYQRAVFYEVLVRSFHDSNADGTGDLRGLIEKLDYLAWLGVDCLWLPPFYDSPLRDGGYDIRDYRTVLAEFGTVDDFVALLDAAHERGLRVVTDLVLNHTSDTHRWFQESRRDPDGDYGDFYVWRDDDTGYPGARVIFVDTEASNWTFDPVRRQYYWHRFFAHQPDLNFENPAVGEALLDVMRFWLDLGIDGFRLDAVPYLFEQEGTDCENLPQTHAFLKQVRRVVDTEYPHAVLLAEANQWPDDVVEYFGDPAVGGDECHMCFHFPLMPRIFMAARRQSRFPIAEILAQTPAIPRTGAWGIFLRNHDELTLEMVSDADRDYMWSEYAKDPRMKANIGIRRRLAPLLEGDRDQIELFTALLLSLPGSPVLYYGDEIGMGDNIWLGDRDGVRTPMQWSPDRNGGFSRADPARLSLPAIMDPLYGYQAVNVEAQLNNSSSLLGWTRRMIEIRKRHPIFALGRFTDEGGSNPCVLAYTLTLDDHERPVLCVNNLSRFPQPVELDLSRYADYVPVELTGGATFPPIGELTYLLTLPGHGFYWFELVPQAEGAHRP; via the coding sequence ATGGCCGACGCACCGGTGGCCGGTCTCCGGTCCGCCCGGCCGATGCCGGCCGACCCGCAGTGGTACCAGCGGGCGGTGTTCTACGAGGTGCTGGTGCGGTCGTTCCACGACTCGAACGCCGACGGCACCGGTGACCTGCGGGGCCTGATCGAGAAGTTGGACTACCTCGCCTGGCTCGGTGTCGACTGCCTGTGGCTGCCGCCGTTCTACGACTCACCCCTGCGCGACGGCGGCTACGACATCCGCGACTACCGGACGGTGCTCGCGGAGTTCGGCACCGTGGACGACTTCGTCGCGCTGCTGGACGCCGCCCACGAACGGGGGTTGCGGGTGGTCACCGACCTGGTGCTCAACCACACCTCCGACACCCACCGCTGGTTCCAGGAGTCGCGGCGGGACCCGGACGGTGACTACGGGGACTTCTACGTCTGGCGCGACGACGACACCGGGTATCCCGGGGCCCGGGTGATCTTCGTCGACACCGAGGCGTCGAACTGGACGTTCGACCCGGTCCGCCGGCAGTACTACTGGCACCGCTTCTTCGCCCACCAGCCGGATCTGAACTTCGAGAACCCGGCGGTGGGCGAGGCACTGCTGGACGTGATGCGGTTCTGGCTGGACCTGGGCATCGACGGGTTCCGGCTGGACGCGGTGCCCTATCTGTTCGAGCAGGAGGGCACCGACTGCGAGAACCTGCCGCAGACGCACGCCTTCCTGAAGCAGGTGCGCCGGGTCGTCGACACCGAGTACCCGCACGCGGTACTGCTCGCCGAGGCGAACCAGTGGCCGGACGACGTCGTCGAGTACTTCGGGGATCCGGCCGTCGGCGGCGACGAGTGCCACATGTGCTTCCACTTCCCGCTGATGCCCCGCATCTTCATGGCCGCCCGGCGGCAGTCGCGGTTCCCCATCGCGGAGATCCTGGCCCAGACGCCGGCCATCCCACGGACCGGTGCCTGGGGGATCTTCCTGCGCAACCACGACGAGCTGACCCTGGAGATGGTCAGCGACGCCGACCGCGACTACATGTGGAGCGAGTACGCCAAGGACCCGCGGATGAAGGCCAACATCGGCATCCGGCGACGGCTGGCGCCGCTGCTGGAAGGTGACCGCGACCAGATCGAACTGTTCACCGCGCTGCTGTTGTCGCTGCCCGGATCTCCGGTGCTGTACTACGGCGACGAGATCGGGATGGGCGACAACATCTGGCTCGGCGACCGCGACGGCGTGCGCACCCCGATGCAGTGGTCACCCGACCGCAACGGCGGCTTCTCCCGCGCCGATCCGGCCCGGCTCAGCCTGCCCGCGATCATGGATCCGCTGTACGGGTACCAGGCAGTCAACGTCGAGGCGCAGCTGAACAACTCCTCGTCGCTGCTTGGCTGGACCCGCCGGATGATCGAGATCCGCAAGCGGCACCCGATCTTCGCCCTCGGGCGGTTCACGGACGAGGGCGGCTCCAACCCGTGCGTACTGGCCTACACCCTGACCCTGGACGACCACGAGCGGCCGGTGCTGTGCGTGAACAACCTCTCCCGCTTCCCGCAACCGGTCGAGTTGGACCTGAGCCGCTATGCCGACTACGTTCCCGTCGAACTCACCGGAGGGGCCACGTTCCCCCCGATCGGTGAGCTGACCTATCTGCTCACCCTCCCGGGCCACGGGTTCTACTGGTTCGAACTCGTCCCCCAGGCCGAAGGAGCACACCGACCATGA
- the glgB gene encoding 1,4-alpha-glucan branching protein GlgB, whose amino-acid sequence MSDAGNQVGATVDGFSEEEYQRLIGGAHHDPHSILGAHPLADGRSVVRTLRHHARTVELLHDGEVVEFESTYGGIWSAFVDGPVGDYRIRVTYEDGNAHEVDDPYRWLPTLGEMDVYLIQEGRHEQLWKVLGAHQRSYDTPNGTVTGTSFAVWAPNAHGVRVTGEFDFWSGINQPMRSLGSSGIWELFVPGVAPGTAYKYAILGADRVWRDKADPMANWAEVPPANASKVYQSTYSWGDDAWIEKRSTSDVLNGPMSIYELHIGSWKRGLSYREFADALIADLAETAFTHVELLPVEQHPFEGSWGYQVTGYYAADSKFGEPDDLRYLIDRLHQEGYGVILDWVPGHFPKDEFALGRFDGTALYEHPDPRRGEHMDWGTYIFDFGRREVRNFLVANALYWLEEFHMDGLRVDAVASMLYLDYSREAGQWEPNEFGGRENLQAVSFLQEVNATVGKRHPGVMMIAEESTSWPGVTKPTYVGGLGFHMKWNMGWMHDTLEYLSRDPIYRSWHHDDMTFSMVYAYSEQFVLPISHDEVVHGKGSMWGKVAGDSWRKAANLRSYYTHMWGHPGKQLLFMGSEIGAFDEWRESASLPWWLLEHKLHSGLRRYVGDLNRFYRSSPALWSQDHVPAGFQWLDGGDRNGNVFTYLRYGSDGSVVAVLINFAAQPHNWYRVGLPIAGRWREALNSDAEIYGGSGMGNMGSVTADGEPWNGQPTSATVVLPPLGSLLLVPDTDGVTVVDAAADPAADTAVDPTAADHS is encoded by the coding sequence GTGTCCGACGCCGGCAACCAGGTCGGCGCCACCGTCGACGGCTTCAGCGAGGAGGAGTACCAGCGGCTCATCGGCGGTGCCCACCACGATCCGCACAGCATCCTCGGCGCCCATCCGCTGGCCGACGGTCGCTCGGTGGTGCGCACGCTGCGCCACCACGCCCGCACCGTCGAGTTGCTGCACGACGGCGAGGTCGTCGAGTTCGAGAGCACCTACGGCGGCATCTGGTCGGCGTTCGTCGACGGCCCGGTCGGCGACTACCGCATCCGCGTCACCTACGAGGACGGCAACGCCCACGAGGTGGACGACCCGTACCGCTGGCTGCCCACGCTCGGCGAGATGGACGTCTACCTGATCCAGGAAGGCCGCCACGAGCAACTGTGGAAGGTCCTCGGCGCCCACCAGCGCAGCTACGACACGCCCAACGGCACCGTCACCGGTACGTCGTTCGCGGTGTGGGCGCCCAACGCGCACGGCGTGCGGGTGACCGGGGAGTTCGACTTCTGGAGCGGCATCAACCAGCCGATGCGCTCGCTGGGCAGCAGCGGCATCTGGGAGCTGTTCGTGCCCGGCGTGGCTCCCGGCACCGCGTACAAGTACGCCATCCTCGGCGCCGACCGGGTCTGGCGCGACAAGGCCGACCCGATGGCCAACTGGGCCGAGGTGCCGCCGGCCAACGCCTCGAAGGTGTACCAGAGCACCTACAGCTGGGGCGACGACGCCTGGATCGAGAAGCGCTCGACCTCCGACGTGCTCAACGGCCCGATGTCGATCTACGAGCTGCACATCGGCTCCTGGAAGCGGGGCCTGTCCTACCGCGAGTTCGCCGACGCGCTGATCGCCGACCTGGCCGAGACGGCGTTCACCCACGTCGAGCTGCTCCCCGTGGAGCAGCACCCGTTCGAGGGTTCCTGGGGCTATCAGGTGACCGGCTACTACGCGGCGGACTCCAAGTTCGGCGAGCCGGACGACCTGCGCTACCTCATCGACCGGCTCCACCAGGAGGGCTACGGCGTCATCCTGGACTGGGTCCCCGGGCACTTCCCCAAGGACGAGTTCGCACTGGGCCGCTTCGACGGCACCGCGTTGTACGAGCACCCGGACCCCCGCCGCGGCGAGCACATGGATTGGGGCACCTACATCTTCGACTTCGGTCGTCGTGAGGTCCGCAACTTCCTGGTCGCCAACGCGTTGTACTGGCTCGAGGAATTCCACATGGACGGCCTCCGGGTCGACGCGGTGGCCTCGATGCTGTACCTGGACTATTCGCGCGAGGCGGGCCAGTGGGAGCCCAACGAGTTCGGTGGGCGGGAGAACCTGCAGGCCGTGTCGTTCCTGCAGGAGGTCAACGCGACCGTCGGCAAGCGGCACCCCGGCGTGATGATGATCGCCGAGGAGTCCACCTCGTGGCCGGGCGTCACCAAGCCGACCTACGTCGGTGGCCTGGGTTTCCACATGAAGTGGAACATGGGCTGGATGCACGACACGCTCGAGTACCTGTCGCGCGACCCGATCTACCGCTCCTGGCACCACGACGACATGACGTTCTCGATGGTCTACGCCTACTCCGAGCAGTTCGTGCTGCCGATCTCGCACGACGAGGTCGTGCACGGCAAGGGCTCCATGTGGGGCAAGGTCGCCGGCGACAGCTGGCGCAAGGCCGCCAACCTGCGCTCGTACTACACCCACATGTGGGGTCACCCCGGCAAGCAGCTGCTGTTCATGGGCTCCGAGATCGGCGCCTTCGACGAGTGGCGCGAGAGCGCCTCGCTGCCCTGGTGGCTGCTGGAGCACAAGCTGCACAGCGGACTGCGCCGCTACGTCGGTGACCTGAACCGCTTCTACCGGTCCTCGCCCGCCCTCTGGTCGCAGGATCACGTACCGGCCGGGTTCCAGTGGCTGGACGGCGGCGACCGCAACGGCAACGTCTTCACCTACCTGCGGTACGGCAGCGACGGGTCGGTGGTCGCGGTGCTCATCAACTTCGCGGCCCAGCCGCACAACTGGTACCGGGTGGGCCTGCCCATCGCCGGCCGCTGGCGCGAGGCGCTGAACTCCGACGCCGAGATCTACGGCGGTTCGGGGATGGGCAACATGGGTTCGGTGACCGCCGACGGCGAGCCGTGGAACGGCCAGCCGACCTCGGCCACCGTGGTGCTCCCGCCACTCGGGTCGCTGCTGCTGGTCCCGGACACCGACGGTGTCACCGTCGTCGACGCGGCCGCCGATCCTGCGGCGGACACGGCGGTGGACCCGACGGCTGCGGATCATTCGTAG
- a CDS encoding maltokinase N-terminal cap-like domain-containing protein: protein MSSLTDLLHDWLPRQRWFAAKGVDLHSIGTAASSRLADALDTPDGPLQLDHLILEVHSALGKQHYQLFVGRRPWLPDRLAHATIGTADGLVAYDALHDPVVTGELIAGLATGRVWGDVRLVPEPGADIDPAARGRMISGEQSNTSIIYGDSGILKVYRRLEPGVNPDVEIHRALSSTGSPHVARALAVLESDALTTDDGNAEPTTLGFLSSFFANSADGWAMATTSVRDLLAEGDLRADEVGGDFAAESFRLGVAVAEVHRDLAAAFGEVTLSSQAWSDVVTAMIDEARRVAGHVPAVAERLPAVIATFEAARSLETPVVVQRVHGDLHLGQTLRTLTGWAIIDFEGEPAKSLPERKERQLLAKDVAGMLRSFDYAANHLLPTGATDPQQTYRAAEWAHRNRDAFLDGYRSADGAKPLGAPEVITAFELDKAVYEVAYEHGNRPTWEPIPLHAVDTLIKAGGTQ, encoded by the coding sequence ATGAGCTCACTGACCGATCTCCTGCACGACTGGCTGCCCCGGCAGCGCTGGTTCGCGGCCAAGGGCGTCGACCTGCACTCGATCGGCACCGCCGCCTCGAGCCGACTAGCCGACGCGCTGGACACCCCGGACGGGCCGCTGCAGCTGGACCACCTGATCCTCGAGGTGCACAGCGCGCTCGGGAAGCAGCACTACCAGCTGTTCGTCGGCCGCCGGCCCTGGCTGCCGGATCGGCTCGCCCACGCGACCATCGGCACCGCCGACGGTCTCGTCGCCTACGACGCCCTCCACGACCCCGTGGTGACCGGCGAGCTGATCGCCGGTCTGGCCACCGGACGCGTCTGGGGTGACGTCCGGCTGGTGCCCGAGCCCGGCGCCGACATCGACCCGGCCGCCCGTGGCCGGATGATCTCCGGTGAGCAGTCCAACACCTCGATCATCTACGGCGACTCGGGGATCCTGAAGGTCTACCGGCGGCTGGAGCCGGGCGTGAACCCCGACGTCGAGATCCACCGGGCACTGTCGTCCACCGGCAGCCCGCACGTGGCCCGGGCGCTGGCCGTGCTCGAGTCCGACGCCCTGACCACCGACGACGGCAACGCCGAACCCACGACGTTGGGTTTCCTGTCGAGCTTCTTCGCCAACTCCGCCGACGGCTGGGCGATGGCCACCACCAGCGTCCGCGACCTGCTCGCCGAGGGCGACCTGCGGGCCGACGAGGTCGGTGGCGACTTCGCCGCCGAGTCGTTCCGTCTCGGGGTCGCCGTGGCCGAGGTCCACCGGGACCTCGCCGCTGCGTTCGGCGAGGTCACCCTGAGCTCGCAGGCGTGGTCGGACGTCGTCACGGCGATGATCGACGAGGCCCGCCGGGTCGCCGGCCACGTGCCGGCCGTCGCCGAGCGGCTGCCCGCCGTGATCGCGACGTTCGAGGCGGCCCGTTCGCTGGAGACCCCGGTGGTGGTCCAGCGGGTGCACGGCGACCTGCACCTGGGTCAGACCCTGCGGACGCTCACCGGGTGGGCCATCATCGACTTCGAGGGAGAGCCGGCGAAATCGCTGCCCGAGCGCAAGGAGCGTCAGCTCCTGGCCAAGGACGTGGCCGGCATGCTGCGCTCCTTCGACTACGCCGCCAACCATCTGCTGCCGACCGGGGCCACCGACCCACAGCAGACCTACCGGGCGGCGGAATGGGCACACCGCAACCGGGACGCCTTCCTCGACGGGTACCGCTCGGCCGACGGCGCCAAGCCCCTGGGCGCCCCGGAAGTCATCACCGCGTTCGAACTCGACAAAGCTGTGTACGAAGTCGCCTACGAGCACGGGAACCGGCCCACCTGGGAACCGATCCCGCTGCACGCCGTCGACACCTTGATCAAAGCCGGAGGAACCCAGTGA
- a CDS encoding tetratricopeptide repeat protein, translated as MTRSNPRSDPAALSAAFSRAVDLSALKRPAGPAGPAAGAPRPAWVADVTEANFPAEVVEKSAQNLVLVDLGSPRSPVSADVSAMMERVVAPYGGAVALARVDVDAQPRIAQAFGVQTIPTVIAVAAGQPVDAFTGEQPEAQVSTWVQSLVEAVADRLPGMAAAGAVDGAAAEAPVDPLLEQAEDALEAGDLASAITAYEALVAQNPADTEAAAALAQLRFQERAAALPADAVEQAQAAPDDLAAQFDAADLLFATGRTEESFALLVDVVSRFYGDERTATRDHLLELFALVGNDDPLVIASRRKLAAALY; from the coding sequence ATGACCCGAAGCAACCCGCGTTCCGACCCCGCCGCGCTCTCCGCGGCCTTCTCCCGTGCGGTCGACCTGTCCGCCCTGAAGCGTCCCGCCGGCCCGGCCGGGCCCGCCGCCGGCGCCCCCCGGCCCGCCTGGGTGGCCGACGTCACCGAGGCCAACTTCCCGGCCGAGGTCGTCGAGAAGTCCGCCCAGAACCTGGTTCTCGTCGACCTGGGGTCGCCGCGCTCACCGGTGTCGGCCGACGTCAGTGCGATGATGGAGCGCGTCGTCGCCCCGTACGGCGGCGCGGTCGCGTTGGCCCGGGTGGACGTGGACGCACAGCCCCGGATCGCCCAGGCGTTCGGCGTGCAGACGATCCCGACGGTCATCGCCGTCGCCGCCGGACAGCCGGTGGACGCCTTCACCGGTGAGCAGCCCGAGGCGCAGGTCAGCACCTGGGTGCAGAGCCTGGTCGAGGCGGTCGCCGACCGCCTTCCCGGGATGGCGGCTGCGGGCGCGGTCGACGGGGCGGCCGCCGAGGCGCCCGTCGACCCGCTGCTCGAGCAGGCCGAGGACGCCCTGGAGGCCGGCGACCTGGCCTCGGCCATCACCGCCTACGAGGCGCTCGTCGCGCAGAACCCCGCCGACACCGAGGCGGCCGCGGCGCTGGCGCAGCTGCGCTTCCAGGAGCGGGCGGCGGCACTGCCCGCCGACGCCGTCGAGCAGGCCCAGGCCGCGCCCGACGATCTCGCCGCCCAGTTCGACGCGGCCGACCTGCTGTTCGCCACCGGTCGCACCGAGGAGTCCTTCGCCCTGCTGGTGGACGTCGTGAGCCGGTTCTACGGCGACGAGCGCACCGCGACCCGGGACCATCTGCTGGAGCTGTTCGCGCTGGTGGGCAACGACGACCCGCTGGTCATCGCCTCCCGCCGCAAGCTGGCCGCGGCCCTGTACTGA
- a CDS encoding DivIVA domain-containing protein — MTSREWLPQQVAFETVRRGYSPEQVNEYMDRLEYDLRILTADRDSATHRLSELTAQLQAAQSDADDLRLQLDRTAMSTPTMAGLSERMQRMIRLAEEEASEIRARANTDAADRKAEIDARVAELAEARRAFEAEREKARGQLAQQVEDITNEALHESERVRTEASNQAASMVGAAQAESQRLISQATDYLERTVEHAQQLDAAATAERQRLDAESEARRKEVEEDFTIAITARRAQAHQYVAEQENESRQQAEELVANATAEARRIVEAADAEAQRRVSLAAQESHRRVVEADEAVDQLIGLRTHVLGQLAGLRPFLAQIDEATARADDLLQAHADEASKPGGADFDPEVGTVDFSAGDPRAEVDPTSDTADIADTAAVDPIDEPAGDAAADGSDDGADDERVGSPVSSGRRS, encoded by the coding sequence ATGACTTCCCGTGAATGGCTTCCGCAACAGGTCGCGTTCGAGACTGTCCGCCGCGGTTACAGCCCGGAGCAGGTCAACGAGTACATGGACCGGCTCGAGTACGACCTGCGCATCCTCACCGCCGACCGCGACTCGGCGACGCACCGGCTGTCGGAGCTGACCGCCCAGTTGCAGGCCGCGCAGTCCGACGCCGACGACCTGCGCCTCCAGCTCGACCGGACTGCGATGAGCACCCCGACGATGGCGGGGCTCTCGGAGCGGATGCAGCGGATGATCCGGCTGGCCGAGGAGGAGGCGTCGGAGATCCGCGCCCGGGCCAACACCGACGCCGCCGATCGCAAGGCCGAGATCGACGCCCGCGTCGCCGAGCTGGCCGAGGCCCGGCGGGCCTTCGAGGCGGAGCGGGAGAAGGCCCGCGGGCAGCTCGCCCAGCAGGTCGAGGACATCACCAACGAGGCCCTGCACGAGAGCGAGCGGGTCCGCACCGAGGCCAGCAATCAGGCCGCCAGCATGGTCGGCGCCGCCCAGGCGGAGTCCCAGCGGCTCATCTCGCAGGCGACGGACTACCTCGAGCGCACCGTCGAGCACGCCCAGCAGCTCGACGCGGCCGCCACCGCCGAGCGGCAGCGGCTGGACGCGGAGTCCGAGGCGCGGCGCAAGGAGGTCGAGGAGGACTTCACCATCGCGATCACCGCGCGCCGGGCGCAGGCCCACCAGTACGTCGCCGAGCAGGAGAACGAGTCTCGCCAGCAGGCCGAGGAGCTGGTCGCCAACGCGACCGCCGAGGCCCGGCGCATCGTCGAGGCCGCCGACGCCGAGGCCCAGCGCCGGGTGTCCCTGGCCGCGCAGGAGTCGCACCGCCGGGTCGTGGAGGCCGACGAGGCCGTCGACCAGCTCATCGGCCTGCGCACCCACGTCCTCGGCCAGCTCGCCGGCCTGCGCCCGTTCCTCGCGCAGATCGACGAAGCCACGGCCCGGGCCGACGACCTGCTGCAGGCCCACGCAGACGAGGCGTCCAAGCCCGGCGGCGCGGACTTCGACCCGGAGGTCGGCACGGTCGACTTCAGCGCCGGTGACCCGCGGGCCGAGGTCGACCCGACGTCGGACACCGCGGACATCGCGGACACCGCGGCCGTCGATCCCATCGACGAGCCCGCCGGGGACGCCGCGGCCGACGGGAGCGACGACGGGGCCGACGACGAGCGCGTCGGATCTCCGGTCAGCTCCGGTCGCCGGTCCTGA